The following coding sequences lie in one Alloacidobacterium dinghuense genomic window:
- a CDS encoding c-type cytochrome, whose translation MTMLKYVTRVCVASLLAVSTLSFAQKSGADTYKAKCQSCHGADGAGNTPAGKSMKVVSFSAPDIVSASDADLIADTKNGKGKMPAYASKLSDDQIKDVVAYIRTLQKK comes from the coding sequence ATGACTATGCTGAAATACGTTACTCGCGTCTGCGTGGCAAGCCTGCTTGCTGTAAGCACTTTAAGCTTTGCTCAGAAATCTGGTGCGGATACTTATAAAGCCAAATGCCAAAGTTGCCATGGAGCTGACGGTGCTGGAAATACTCCAGCGGGCAAATCGATGAAGGTAGTGTCCTTCAGTGCGCCGGATATTGTGAGTGCTTCGGATGCAGATCTAATCGCGGACACAAAAAATGGGAAAGGCAAGATGCCCGCGTACGCAAGCAAACTTTCGGACGACCAAATAAAAGATGTTGTCGCTTACATTCGTACATTGCAAAAGAAATAG
- the ppk2 gene encoding polyphosphate kinase 2, whose translation MADKDNGKDENKLSNKQYMKELRRLQAELCKLQEWVKYKGIRVIVVFEGRDAAGKGGTIRAMTERVSPRVFRVMALPAPSDREKTQMFMQRYIDRFPAGGEIVIFDRSWYNRAGVEFVMGFCTNEQHRIFLEQCPQVEKYIVDAGIILIKYWLEVGPDEQERRFKARINDPLRQWKLSPMDLGSFGRWYDYSMARDAMLKATDSKHSPWFVVHSDDKKKARLNCISHFLSKIPYGKVPREKVKLPPRDNRKRYDDQAPLKKAHFIPEIY comes from the coding sequence ATGGCCGACAAGGACAACGGCAAAGACGAAAACAAGTTGAGCAATAAGCAGTACATGAAAGAACTTCGACGCCTCCAGGCGGAACTTTGCAAGCTTCAGGAGTGGGTCAAATACAAGGGGATTCGGGTGATTGTCGTCTTTGAAGGCCGGGACGCCGCAGGCAAGGGAGGAACGATCCGCGCAATGACCGAGCGGGTAAGTCCCCGTGTATTCAGGGTCATGGCGCTGCCAGCTCCATCTGACCGCGAAAAGACCCAGATGTTCATGCAGCGCTATATCGATCGTTTTCCGGCTGGCGGCGAGATCGTAATCTTCGATCGCAGCTGGTACAACCGAGCCGGCGTTGAGTTTGTAATGGGCTTCTGTACCAACGAGCAACATCGTATTTTTCTCGAGCAATGCCCCCAGGTAGAGAAGTACATCGTGGATGCTGGAATCATTCTCATCAAGTACTGGCTGGAAGTCGGTCCTGATGAGCAGGAAAGGCGATTCAAAGCAAGGATCAATGACCCGCTGCGGCAATGGAAGCTGAGCCCGATGGATCTCGGGTCGTTCGGCCGCTGGTATGACTATTCAATGGCGCGTGACGCCATGCTCAAGGCAACCGACAGCAAGCATTCTCCCTGGTTCGTCGTTCATTCCGACGATAAGAAGAAGGCACGGCTCAACTGTATCTCGCATTTCCTGAGCAAGATTCCCTATGGAAAGGTTCCGCGGGAAAAAGTGAAGCTGCCACCGAGAGACAACCGCAAACGATATGACGATCAGGCCCCGCTGAAGAAGGCGCACTTCATTCCCGAAATTTATTGA
- a CDS encoding mechanosensitive ion channel family protein, with protein sequence MKRLIINVCVGLIICQLPAASPLSAMAQQQLTTPTNNQVASEQDIIEEEVAKTGEVVIDGRPVLTVYERIAHLTPEARAQGIEARIITLARETSIPPESVLIQPRDVWTEISADNVVIMAVTDADARAAGKSRQILALEDAASIRQTIQTYRQEHSWRMILRAIFKTALAVLFLVLSLWLVRRCRWFLRVRIEEHIRRSAKVLEKSGWHLSFAYIGPTMLAIGTFLRWLLILGLCEATLTIVLGFFSSTREISLTVTRWVFSQLEMLGRSVVDYLPKLLVVAVIAIITNYALRLVRLIFRQIRRGELKIPGFYPDWAEPTEKLIRLLLLVLALIVAFPYLPGARSPAFRGISIFVGVLLSLGSSSAVASAIAGVILTYMRSFLVGDWVQIGDTMGEVIEKTLLVTRLLTPKAEVITIPNSAVMNGSVKNYSTEAKRAGVIFYTAVSIGFDAPWRTVHQLLVGAALATEHVLRQPAPFVLQRSLDDFYVTYELNAYTDTPREVLNIYSDLHRNIQDKFNDAGVEICSPHFSSLRDGNTIAIPEQYIKPDYKQTGFRVNLGEIARNGDSQTKCAATSGDK encoded by the coding sequence ATGAAGAGACTGATTATCAATGTTTGCGTCGGACTCATCATTTGCCAACTGCCGGCGGCCAGTCCTTTGTCGGCAATGGCCCAACAGCAGTTGACCACCCCAACGAATAATCAAGTTGCAAGTGAACAGGATATTATCGAGGAAGAAGTCGCCAAGACCGGCGAAGTGGTGATCGATGGCCGTCCGGTGTTGACGGTTTACGAGCGGATTGCCCATCTTACTCCTGAGGCCCGCGCGCAAGGAATTGAAGCACGTATCATCACTCTCGCCAGGGAAACCAGCATTCCACCAGAATCCGTACTGATTCAACCGCGTGATGTCTGGACCGAAATTTCGGCAGACAACGTCGTGATTATGGCCGTCACAGACGCAGATGCCAGAGCGGCCGGCAAGAGTCGTCAAATACTCGCCTTGGAGGATGCAGCGAGCATCCGTCAAACCATCCAGACTTACCGGCAGGAACACAGTTGGAGGATGATACTGCGTGCAATCTTCAAAACTGCCTTGGCCGTGCTTTTTCTCGTCCTGTCCCTCTGGCTTGTCCGGCGGTGCCGGTGGTTCTTGCGGGTTCGAATTGAAGAGCACATTCGCAGAAGCGCAAAAGTCTTAGAGAAGTCCGGTTGGCATCTCTCTTTCGCCTACATCGGCCCGACGATGTTGGCTATCGGAACCTTCCTGCGATGGTTACTCATCCTTGGTCTTTGTGAAGCCACTTTGACAATTGTCCTGGGCTTTTTCTCCTCGACTCGTGAAATATCACTCACGGTGACCCGTTGGGTGTTTTCGCAATTGGAAATGCTGGGCCGGTCAGTCGTGGACTATCTACCGAAGCTGTTGGTCGTCGCTGTGATTGCAATCATAACCAACTATGCCCTTCGTTTGGTACGGCTGATTTTTCGGCAGATTCGCAGAGGTGAACTGAAGATTCCCGGATTCTATCCGGATTGGGCTGAACCGACGGAGAAGCTGATACGGCTGCTCCTTCTCGTTCTCGCGTTGATCGTGGCCTTTCCGTATCTTCCCGGAGCCAGAAGTCCTGCATTCCGGGGCATCTCTATCTTTGTCGGTGTGCTGTTGTCATTGGGTTCTTCGTCGGCTGTAGCCAGTGCGATCGCCGGGGTGATCCTGACCTATATGCGATCTTTCCTGGTAGGGGATTGGGTTCAGATCGGCGACACGATGGGAGAAGTCATCGAAAAGACTCTGCTCGTGACCCGCCTTCTCACTCCGAAAGCGGAGGTCATTACGATTCCCAACTCTGCCGTTATGAATGGCTCGGTGAAGAACTATAGCACCGAGGCGAAGAGGGCTGGGGTTATCTTTTACACCGCCGTCAGCATTGGTTTCGATGCGCCCTGGCGGACCGTTCATCAACTACTCGTCGGCGCAGCACTCGCCACCGAGCACGTATTGCGGCAACCGGCTCCATTCGTATTGCAGAGATCGCTGGATGATTTCTATGTGACTTACGAGCTAAATGCCTACACGGATACTCCTCGCGAAGTGCTGAACATATATTCGGATCTCCATCGGAACATTCAGGACAAGTTCAATGACGCCGGTGTTGAGATTTGTTCTCCACACTTCTCTTCGTTGAGGGATGGGAACACGATCGCGATTCCCGAGCAATATATCAAACCAGACTACAAACAGACCGGATTTCGGGTGAATCTAGGTGAAATCGCACGCAATGGCGACTCTCAAACGAAGTGCGCCGCCACATCCGGGGATAAGTGA
- the glgX gene encoding glycogen debranching protein GlgX: MKRPRSRGRSSPLGATPAGIGVNFSVYSRNASDMDLLLFDREDDARPARVISLDPFINRTYHYWHVFVPGIQAGQIYGYRVQGPFEPSAGLRFDDSKILLDPYGRAVVVPRNYSRDEAQSNAATAMKSVVVDTSLYDWEGDTPLMRPPSQTIIYEMHVKGFTQHPSSGVEEDRRGTYRGLIEKIPYLQDLGVSAVELLPVFQFDAQDCPPGRVNYWGYAPVSFFAPHQAYSSSRDSVTPVSEFRDMVKALHKAGIEVILDVVFNHTAEGDQSGPTFCFRGFDNNAYYVLEGERSRYANFSGTGNTLNANHPIVRRLIVDSLRYWVQEMHVDGFRFDLASILARDSSGHVMANPPVLWDIESDPVLAGTKMIAEAWDAGGLYQVGSFVGDSWREWNGRFRDDARSFFRGDEGALQHFADRLLGSHEIFCHEEREAEQSVNFVTCHDGFTLNDLVSYNQKHNESNGENNRDGGDDNRSWNCGVEGQTDDPAIEDLRNRQVKNFMTVTLLSLGLPMFTMGDEVRRTQLGNNNAYCHDAQGNWFDWSLLKKHEDIHRFVKLLIARRLRRDASGLRQRMTLTELIAKSAKGWHGVKLDQPDWSSHSHSIAFSAELPQENALAYFIFNAYWEALDFELPDVANGQEGPWRRWIDTSLPTPQDIVPWQESPFVAEQTYQARPRSMVVLWARAGNDVLAST; this comes from the coding sequence ATGAAGCGTCCGCGATCACGCGGTCGAAGCTCTCCGTTGGGCGCGACACCGGCAGGAATCGGTGTGAACTTCAGCGTTTACTCACGCAATGCTTCAGACATGGATTTGCTACTTTTCGATAGGGAGGACGATGCTCGCCCTGCACGTGTGATTTCTCTCGACCCATTCATCAACCGAACCTATCACTACTGGCATGTTTTTGTCCCCGGTATTCAGGCGGGGCAGATCTATGGGTATCGAGTGCAAGGACCATTCGAACCATCGGCGGGATTGCGCTTTGATGATTCCAAAATTCTGCTCGATCCATATGGTCGCGCAGTTGTTGTTCCGAGGAACTACTCTCGCGATGAAGCACAGAGCAACGCCGCAACCGCGATGAAGAGCGTTGTGGTGGATACCAGCCTCTATGACTGGGAGGGCGACACACCGCTCATGCGTCCGCCTTCGCAGACGATCATCTACGAAATGCATGTGAAGGGTTTTACGCAGCATCCGAGCTCAGGAGTCGAGGAGGATAGGCGAGGTACCTATCGTGGGCTCATCGAGAAGATTCCGTATCTCCAGGACCTCGGTGTTTCAGCTGTTGAACTGCTTCCTGTATTTCAGTTCGACGCCCAGGATTGTCCTCCTGGACGCGTCAATTATTGGGGCTATGCACCAGTCTCCTTCTTCGCACCGCACCAGGCATACAGCTCCAGCCGGGACTCCGTGACTCCGGTGAGTGAATTTCGCGACATGGTCAAGGCGCTACACAAAGCAGGGATCGAGGTCATCCTGGATGTCGTCTTCAATCACACAGCGGAAGGCGATCAATCGGGGCCGACATTCTGCTTTCGCGGATTTGATAACAACGCTTACTACGTTCTGGAGGGGGAACGGTCACGGTACGCGAACTTCAGCGGCACCGGAAACACGCTCAACGCCAATCATCCGATCGTGCGACGGCTGATCGTCGACAGCCTCCGGTATTGGGTGCAAGAGATGCATGTGGACGGTTTTCGCTTCGATCTCGCTTCGATTCTTGCTCGCGATTCGAGCGGCCATGTCATGGCTAACCCGCCCGTTCTCTGGGATATTGAGTCCGATCCGGTACTCGCAGGAACAAAGATGATTGCCGAAGCCTGGGACGCGGGTGGGCTTTATCAGGTCGGCAGTTTTGTTGGAGACAGTTGGCGCGAATGGAACGGGCGCTTTCGCGATGACGCACGTAGTTTCTTCCGCGGCGACGAAGGCGCCTTGCAACATTTTGCCGACCGTCTGCTCGGCAGCCACGAGATATTTTGCCACGAGGAGCGCGAAGCGGAACAGAGCGTGAACTTCGTGACCTGTCATGATGGATTTACGCTCAACGACCTGGTTTCTTACAACCAGAAGCACAACGAATCGAATGGTGAGAATAACCGGGACGGCGGAGACGACAATCGAAGCTGGAACTGCGGAGTTGAGGGGCAAACGGATGATCCCGCGATCGAGGATCTCCGAAACCGTCAAGTGAAAAACTTTATGACGGTGACACTGCTCTCTTTGGGTCTGCCCATGTTCACGATGGGCGATGAAGTCCGGCGAACGCAGCTTGGCAACAACAATGCCTACTGCCATGACGCCCAGGGCAACTGGTTCGATTGGTCTCTGCTTAAGAAGCACGAAGATATACATCGATTCGTGAAGTTGCTTATCGCTAGAAGGCTGCGGCGAGATGCAAGCGGACTGCGGCAACGGATGACGTTGACTGAGCTGATCGCAAAGAGCGCGAAAGGCTGGCATGGAGTTAAGCTTGACCAGCCGGACTGGAGCAGCCATTCGCACAGTATTGCGTTCAGCGCTGAGCTGCCGCAGGAAAACGCCCTTGCATACTTCATCTTCAATGCATATTGGGAGGCTCTTGATTTTGAATTACCGGATGTAGCCAATGGGCAGGAAGGCCCATGGCGACGATGGATTGACACTTCTCTACCCACACCGCAGGACATTGTGCCGTGGCAAGAATCACCCTTCGTTGCTGAACAAACGTATCAGGCGAGACCTCGATCGATGGTCGTTCTCTGGGCGCGCGCTGGCAATGATGTGCTTGCTTCTACGTGA
- a CDS encoding NapC/NirT family cytochrome c produces the protein MTQSEGFRANRLRPLVFFAHNPVSLIGVGLTTASALTLIGFWVVDVIGHGGSANPYVGIVFDLCLPALFILGLILIPIGMWWRRRRLKAMGQLPSTYPQVDFANPVIRRSFHFVVLLTFINFVIVGTASFRGVAQMDKPSFCGQSCHVMAPEWSAYHVSSHANVTCTECHVASGLSGYVSAKLNGTRQLVHLVLGSYPRPIMPEGKVPPANATCLHCHNPGKYIGDKLVVKTSYGDDESNSVTHSLVLVHVGGRDLSGRLSGIHGAHRGHIEFIATDNTNQTIPWVAKINEDGSAVEYVSSDAKTPEGGQKRVMNCIDCHNRAAHSFDTPVNAVNTAMARGRLSTSLPFLHKEGLALIKAEYASQADAESKITAGLEDFYRSKYPNAWSQQRSQIDDAAKTLSAIYGENVFPFMKVTWGTHPNNIGHNDYPGCFRCHDGSHNTKDGKSIDNDCATCHNLVAVDEVNPKQLTDLGIQ, from the coding sequence ATGACTCAATCTGAAGGATTCAGAGCGAATCGGCTTAGGCCGCTGGTCTTTTTTGCGCACAACCCAGTCAGCTTGATTGGAGTCGGACTTACGACCGCGTCAGCTCTGACTCTGATCGGCTTCTGGGTGGTCGACGTTATTGGCCACGGCGGCTCAGCAAACCCTTATGTTGGTATTGTTTTTGACCTTTGCCTGCCTGCCCTCTTTATCCTCGGGCTAATCCTCATTCCAATTGGTATGTGGTGGAGGAGACGACGGCTGAAGGCAATGGGCCAGTTGCCATCTACCTATCCCCAGGTTGACTTTGCCAATCCTGTTATCCGTCGTTCCTTCCATTTTGTCGTTCTCCTTACGTTTATCAATTTTGTGATTGTAGGCACCGCAAGTTTTCGTGGCGTTGCCCAAATGGACAAGCCGTCATTCTGCGGCCAGTCCTGTCACGTTATGGCGCCCGAGTGGAGCGCTTATCACGTATCGTCCCACGCGAATGTAACCTGTACGGAATGCCACGTCGCTTCGGGGTTGTCAGGCTACGTGAGTGCAAAGCTAAACGGAACGCGGCAGCTTGTGCATTTGGTATTAGGCAGCTATCCTCGCCCCATCATGCCAGAGGGTAAGGTGCCCCCTGCTAACGCAACGTGTTTGCACTGTCACAATCCTGGAAAGTACATCGGCGACAAGCTTGTGGTGAAGACATCCTATGGCGACGACGAAAGCAACTCGGTCACACACTCTCTGGTTCTGGTCCATGTTGGAGGGCGAGATCTGTCTGGCCGATTGAGTGGAATCCATGGCGCGCATCGTGGTCATATCGAATTCATTGCGACGGACAACACAAATCAGACCATTCCCTGGGTAGCCAAGATAAATGAAGACGGCTCTGCAGTCGAGTACGTGTCGTCGGACGCGAAGACGCCCGAAGGTGGCCAAAAGCGTGTGATGAATTGCATTGACTGCCATAACAGGGCCGCGCATTCGTTTGATACTCCAGTGAACGCAGTGAATACAGCGATGGCCCGTGGACGGCTCAGCACTTCTTTGCCTTTCCTCCACAAGGAGGGTCTTGCTCTGATCAAAGCAGAGTATGCTTCGCAAGCAGATGCAGAATCGAAGATCACAGCTGGCCTGGAGGACTTCTATCGCAGTAAGTATCCAAATGCATGGAGTCAGCAGCGCTCTCAGATCGATGACGCCGCGAAGACCCTGAGTGCGATTTATGGTGAGAATGTATTTCCTTTCATGAAGGTTACCTGGGGCACGCATCCGAATAACATCGGACATAATGACTATCCTGGCTGTTTCCGCTGTCACGATGGAAGCCACAATACCAAGGATGGAAAGAGTATCGATAATGACTGCGCCACTTGCCATAATCTGGTGGCTGTCGATGAAGTGAATCCGAAACAACTTACTGATCTAGGCATTCAATGA